In the genome of Phycodurus eques isolate BA_2022a chromosome 22, UOR_Pequ_1.1, whole genome shotgun sequence, the window GCACGGCACCCAAAAGGCAAGAATGGGAGGATTGGGAGAGAGAGGAGAGTTAAAACCCAGCAACGCATCCAGATAGAAAGTTCTCTTCCAATTAAAAGACTAAAAGCAATTTTTGTCTGTGTTGCCAAGAGCACATGTGGCCCTCTAACCGAACCCAACTTCAATTTTAGCCTAtcacaaacccaaaaaaaaagtctgacgaTAAggcatgacaacaacaatggcaaatTGAGGATAACTAAGTTACTTTGACAGTCCAGTGGCTTTTAACCGATGACAAGTACCCTAAAGCTGCTAATTTACACACGTACATAAAGATTTCCTATTCTAAAGGACGATAGCTTCTAATGTGATGGTTggaaaagaaggaaaacaagTAGAAAGAACACAGTACGACAGGTAGAAGGGCAAAGAAATGAAAGCGTTACACACAAAGAGCCAAGCAGGGCGTACTCAGAAAGCGCGTCCTCCTGCCGACAGGCTTGAAGGCCAAACGCTCGGAACCCCAGCTCAACTTTACGCAGCCTGAGTGAGAAGATgaagagaaggagaagatgGGAGGGAAGAGTGCAACAAAAAGAGACGGGACAGAGAAAACGTAACATTGAGTTATCACAGAGAGAGAAATACAGGAAAGAGGTGAGCAGCGTGTTGATGTGAGTAACGACACATAAGCACGCGTTTGTTTGTTGGCAAGCAAAGATGTGAAAGATCGTAACCCCAACATGGTCTTGATTTTGTCGAGCCTACCTGGGGTGGTAGCACACAAGCTGGGCACGGAGAGAGCCGCCGAGCTGGTGTAGGTCGAACACAGGATGTCGCTGGAGGGAGCCGCCGTGAGGGGCCGCTCACCGCTGCGGCCGCCGTCGCCTGGATCCGCTAATCCCCCTGGCGCTAACTGAGCCAGCTGGCCGGGGCACAACGCCGGGACGCTCTGGGCCGACAAAGCGCTGCCTGGAAACAGCGGGGGGCAGCGAGGAGGCAGGGCGAGCGGCAAGGGAGAccgcgcgcgcacacagacaGCGGtcgtccacaaaacacacacacaaacacacgggaAAACAGACAGAGAAGGCAGTCAGAAATGTTCAAGCTTGGAGCCTGCGGCAGCACCCACCCACACGTAGAACCAAGCAGACACACGTAAACACATACAGTGTACAGCGTTAAACGTTTGCACTGACTGTAAAATCACTGgtgatataaaaagtctccacaccctggttcaaatgccaggttcaTGTAATCTAAAGAACTGAGACGAAGATATATCAATCCCCAGGTACAGCAGGGTGTGCGCAGTGGTGTATCTACATTATTTCAGTGGTTTAGTTTGACTTTCCCTCTCGAAAAGATAAAAAACATAATGGAAAAAGTTTTTCAATCATGTTTTTAGATTGCAATCCCCTAGCACTTAAATAGGGATGTTAAGACTTTTCACATCCACTCTCGGTCGTCTGAACGGACTGTTTAATAGCAGGAAAACCCACCTAGCTGAAGCGGACTCTTGCTACCGTGCGAGGAGCTGGTTCTGGACGATTTGCTTGATTTGCTCTTGGTGGGTCGTCTCCGCTTGCCGGCCAAGGCGATGACCGGGGGGAGTACAGCGGCTGGAGGAACCTACGCCCGCCGACAAAGATGAGGTTTGGTCTTTAAACTTCAATTTTGTCTAAGTTGTTCACCAAGTTAATTGTCATATACCTTTCCCAGCCTTGTGAACAGACCGTCTATTTCTTCCTTCTGACGCGTGTGAAGGGCCTGAATCTCACTCAAGTGTCTGGTGGAagaaacaggacaaaaatatgATGAGTTAAGCTCTTGTGAGGCTCCAGAGGAAGCGGGTGAGAGCCGCCACACTTTTCTTGGAGGCGGTTGATCTCCCGCTTGAAGTCCTCGTCCTCGAATTCTGAGTCGTTGTCGCTGCTTATGTAGGAGTTGTTGAAGGAGTTGCTGCTGTTCAGACTGGGCAAGGAGACTTTGTGGGCAGCGTCCAGACTCGGGGAGTGGGCGGGCTCGGCGGGCCCGTTCGCGGCCTGGGCCGGGGGCGGCGGACTCGGCCTGGGTTCGGTGCTCTGCTCTTGGGCCGGACTGACGGAAAACCTGCCTACTCGGGCCTCAGAATTGGTGGTAACCTGTATTAAAACACAAGACAAATGACAaatctaaataataaatatctaAATAATGAAGGCATGATGATATTTCTACCTGGAAGCGTCCGATGGTGGCGGTGGGCTTTGGCGAGAGGCACGGGGAGGAGAGAGGGGAAGGGCGTTGGGACACTCCTAGCATTTTCTGTGGAAGTCCATCCACCACATCTCCACCCTGTGCTCCTCCCACTCTGAGCGGGGACGAGGAGCCCTTGTGCAAACTGTTTTCCGGGCTGGAGAGActggaggacgacgacgacgatgacgaggaagtggtggaggaagatgaagaagaagtggTGGAGGAGGATTCTGTGCAGGCTGGGTGCTGCGTGTGAGGCTCTTCAGTGGCCAGCAACACCTAAGCAATGGAGGGAATGTTGAAAAATAACAGCGAGAAAGGCAGATGAAATCATTTCTTCGAGACTTTCAAACCTGAAATCTCCCAAGTTTTACTCCAGCTTGAGGAGCAGCAGTTGTAGAGGCGTCTTCCTTCAGAGCTAAGGGAGCTGAAAGGTAAACGACATGTAAAATAACAAGATACTAGTCACATAAGATGTGCAAAGAGTATGTCACTATACATACTTGGTTGTCCCGACAGAGGAATGGCGCCGTGGGAAGCCTTAGGTAAACACGGAGGAAACAAATTAGCAGTGTCGATAAAATGCGTGTGGCTATGTTTGTACCTGTGTGGGTGTGCTAACAGAAACAGTCTCGGGGCTAAGGGCTCGTCTCAGCTGAGCGTCCAGGTCCTCCAGAGGTTGCTGGGActgcagaaagaaaagagagaccgcttggtttttgtgtgtgtgtttttaactcACTCATAAAATTCCCAGACATacaggatattttttttatcctcttcaaagaatgactaatattactgcagcttactgagcatTGTGACCGTCTCCTTCATATTTATTCATGtctatattatactgccccctgttgGCCAAGGCGCGGACACAAGAAGGAGcggcacaatgcccattgaattgaagcaagaaAATGTGGCAATCACTGTTTATTattcacattctatttaattatgtcatgagAAACAAAGAGACAATAAATGCCGGTGgaatgcatacagtacatagatGATTATGCACACACAGAAGCACATATAAGCTGGGTAAGCTAAAGATAAATCATATTTTCTCTGGTTACGTGTACCATAAAATCAATCAAACCCCAGCGAGGTTTAACTGCAGTGAAGATCATTTTAATCCAAGAGGACACATCTCGCCCACGGGAGTTGCGTAAGAAGCAGGGAGTGAATGTCTGTGTGTCATTTTTACTGAGCTTGCTTCTCGCGCTTGAATGGAAGACTATTTTTAGACAGACAGCGGCCCTcgcagacacaaaaaaaaaacagtctgggAAATAAACGTCCATCAATTGTCTCCCCTCTTTTGCACTATatctgtcaatttgaaatgattGAAGTGCACTTCGCTGCCTCTGTGATTATCGGTTGGCAACATCTATCCAGACATCGTAAAACATTCAATGTGAGTAAAAGCAAGAAGACATTATGAAGACGTACGGCACTTGTGAATAGCAGCAAAAATAACAACACCTGAGTGAGACACGATCCAGGGAGGGACGGCGGGAGTTCTGAAGGAGAACTGGCCTAATCTCGGAGAGGAAAGCAGGAGGGATGAGATTTGTAGAGGAAAAAATAGTCAGTGAACTTGCATGCAAGATGAGTTGTGAGGAAAGTCAATTTGTTAAAACATGATGAAGTTTTTCTCTAAATGTTAATTGGCAGTGTTACCACAGGTTCAAGAATAACTAGTGATcttttacagtacagtggtgccttgagatacgaaagACCTTGACActtgagtttttcaagatacaagccatcatttggctgatttttttgctgtgacttgaatttttttttttgatataaCCACTGTGTGGTGGTGGCAGTGAATTCAATTCACTTCACAAGTTTActgtaaacaaataataataataaataaataaaaaaaagagagaattacACTTGTATTTTATAAAGCACATGGCTTCAGCTTTGGCGAACATGTCCATTaagtttaataataacaaacagTGGAAAACACCttagacgggctaatgaatagcattgtGTTGCGGTTGCTTTAAGCAACGAATTTTTGGACATAAACTGTGGAACagtacatgtagacagataatataacaatactcacagtcatatattctttatcctctgcaaagaacgactaatattactgcagcttactgaggagtggCTGTCTCCAAATATAtcagtatgtctgtattatactgcgcccaggtggccaagatgcaggtaccagaaggagcagcacaatgtccattgaattgaattaaaaaaaaaaaaaaaaaaaaaaaaaaaaaaaaaagagtcaaaaaCTGAATAACTCttgacattctatttaattatgtcattaatgtatgtttttatagagTACGATATTATagtgtttttttcttatcaaaaaaacaattattattatatatttttttaatggcacaTCCATTAATTTCATGATTTGAGATACTGGTGTTTTGAATTACAAGTGTGGTTAGGGAAGATTTAATCTCACACCTCAAGACACCCTGTATAATTAAAATTGAAAGCACTGCAAAGGCACTCACCGGTACCCTAGATAAGGGGGCTTTGGATGGAGTGTTCTGGCCAAAGTTGGTGGCAGAGTTTACTGAGGAAATAGCAACAATTACATCACTGAATAAGCGGAAGTCCCAGGACAGCCATTTAAAGGATGTACCAGATGGTGCAGAAGTGGAGATAGGTGTGCTGGGGCCCTCCACGGGGCTGGGCGAGCCCAGCGCCAGGGTGGTGGGGGGCTGAGGAGGACTGGCCAGCTGGCCGGGGCCGGCAACTGTGGTGGAGGTGCCCAGCGGGGAGGACGTCCCCCCCACCGAGGCTCCGGAGGTAGCGTCGGCAGGCAGCAGGTCGCCCTGGGGGGAAACCGCCCCTCCCCCGAGGTCCATGAAGAGTGAGCGTAGCTTCTTCTCCAGAGCTTGGATGTCATCCGGCTTGCTTTGGCAGTCCATGGATGCGTCACACCTGGGAAATATCACTGAATTCCATTACAAAGTGACAAATTTGATTGGTCCAGCTCTATTAAAACTCACCTCGAGTCACATTCACCACAGTGAGCGTGCGTCTGCCCAGGCAGGACAGCTATCTGTGGCTGTGAGTGCACCGAGGTCGGTTGGACTGAAGAAACATTGGAGGAAGAAGGTGGGGGAGCTGCGGAGGAGGAAGCAAACTGAGGACCAACCACAGCGGTCGCGGGGACGACGCAGGAAGAGGTGGATGAAGTCGATGATGTGGGAGAGAGCGAGCGATGATCGAGCGGAGTTTCACTGGCCGGGAGTGTGGTCACCAGGGAGAGGGGAGGGGATGTGAGCATCGCCGGGAGAATGTTGGAGACACTGCTGAGGGGTAAGGTGGAAGGGACTGAAGCAGGAATGGATACTTGGGCCTGCGACAGAGTCACCACAGCAGCGGAGGAGGAAGCAGTAGGAGAGGCATCCGAGACCTCCTGGTTTGAACTAGAAATGCCGCCGCCAGCTAAAGCTTCGACTGCAGGAGTGGATGCCTGTGAGGCGAGAGAGGAGGGTGGAGGATGGATGGAGTGCATGGAGGCTGGGGCGGTGCTTGGTCCCGGATCCAACTGGCTCCTGTTCTGTCGCAGTTCCGAGAAAGCTTGCTGTAAACTGACTGCTCCTGCTGATTTCGACAACCCCAAACCTTGAGTTGGAACTGAGGAAAAATAATAGGAATAGAAATAATAAGGATATATTTTTTGGTGCACTTCTATAGACTTATATTATTCAGCCATGGGAACTTTATGTCATGCTCCTGTCATGTTTGATTAACCTTCAGACGGTCTTACTCCAATCCACCGGAAGTACTCGGATAAAAACCGACACGCTGTGACTTAACGGGAATAAACCCCGGTGAAGTGTGTAACGTATTTGGGACAAGATACAGTACAGattatatatagtataataaCATTGGAATGGCTCAGTATGTGGATAAATTAGTTGATACTGCTTTAGAAATGTATAAACTGAACATGCCTTTCAGAATGCTCAGCTAAGAACCGCAacaaagaggggggaaaaaaatttggatcgaaaaaaaaaaaaaaaaaaaattaaaaaaataaaaactatgacCAAAAATTGATAAATTGCCCAGCCCTACAAAAAGTGAATGGTGGACAAGGAGCTCAAATAAAATGCTTACCCGGTTCAATGGAAGATGCAGGGGATGCGGGAGCTGCGGGAAGGCTGAATTCCTTGAGCCTGACCTCAGGTACGGGGCTGACAATGAACTTGCGACCCGCGGAGTGGACCACTTGTCCTGTTGCGCGAGGGGGCGTGTCTAGATAAACacaatggttgtttattttgctCGAACTGGCTTGTGCATCTAAATGTTACAACATTTAGCTCAAACCGATCACCTGGCATGGGGATTGATATAGCAAGATTCGGCTGTGCCATGTCACCGATCATCTGGAAGCCAATCAAACACAATTAATTGTCAACAATCGACAGCATGATGCACCGGTTTTGCATTCACCTGGCTGCTAGCGTCCCTCTCCAAGCCCTTTTCATCGGCGTTCTCAATCACCTCCCGGACCTGCTCGATGAACGACTCCCTCTCGCCCTCCAAGATGAACTCGCTCTGGACCTGGGCACCATGAAATCCACTTTTAAATCCTCGTAaggggtataaaaaaaaaaaaaaaaaaaaaaaagaaagaaaagcaccAATCCAACGTACCATGATCTGGGCTATCTCCTCTGGGTTATCGCCATCCAGGTCAAACCTGAAGGTGACCATCTTCCTGTTGTGCGTCTCCAGTTGACACTCTGCTACTCTGTCTCCACGGTTGGATATCTTCACATAGACACAAATACATTAAGATACTGCCGCAAGGGGTGTCTCGGATGTCTGGCGTTTTCTCCGATTACATTGAGGACATTGAGTTTGGCTTTGGAGATCTTCTCGTGCCGCGACCGGCTCCGCACGGAACGTCTCTGGTGTCGCTTGGCGGAGCGGCCCTCGTGGCGgcctccccctcctccctcaTTGCCATCGCTCAGGCCCTCAGAGTAGCTACTGAAATGGTCGGTAAAAAGAGCAAAAGAGGCTAAACAAgagtgtggggggaaaaaaatggtacaTTTCCGATAAATTTCCATTGAAGTTAAGctggggaattttggaaatatttcaaaacggaaactttccatggggaTGAAGGGAATCTATGGGAGTTAACTGGAAATCAAGGGTAATTTAATGAAAAGGTATTTTATTTGACCATAAAAACAAACCATaagcagacatccatgcaaaTTAGATAGCTCTCCTTGCcccattacagtaccttaaatGTTCAATTTTCTTTGTTCCACTTTACTTGAGCGGCAGCACACACATTTCTGGTTCCTTCCTGCTCAGTGGCGGTGCTAGCGTGACGACTCCACAAGGGGACGCAAATTAaatcagaacagtccagttgtaaTGGATTCCTGCGCGTTGCCGCTCCTCCACAAATACCTCCCTGTGCAGCCGCAAATattacacattccaaaaaccgcCACTGTTCCCGCTTACTCACTTGGATTCCTataaattcccatggaaagtttacAACTTTTAAAATTTCTGGAATTTTGGAACCCTAATTGTGTGTCACAGGTATTTAGATGTGAtcaagatgcattatttattattacctCTCTATGGATGCTTGGGTTAGGGGTGGCTGCAGTTGGAAGCGAGACAGGTCGGAGGGCTGAGACACGGACTGAAATGCACACAGTAGAGTCAAAATACAGAAGCAATACACACCAACATTTGGGAGGATCAACAATGACTGAAATTATTACTAAACAGACAAAGGTTTGGGTTCTTCAGGGAGGAGGGACGTTCTCGACATGCCACGACCAGTACCTGCGGAGAGGCTTCTGTGACCGTATCGGGCGGGGCGGGCACTACACTGATGATTGGCACCGTGGTGGCCAATGGGTGAGACACGGGCACGGGAAGAGGGGAAACAGGAAGCGGCAGAGGGCAGGGAGGGAGGGCCACGGCCGCTGTCGGCAAGGTGACGGGAGGGGGCGGCGAAGGAGAAGGAACGAGGCTCGCTGAGGTTGCGGTACAGGTGGGCCCAGTGACACCGGGCTGGGGTGAAGAAGCGGAGGAGCCGATCAAAGGGGGAAGAGGAGACAGAAAAGGAAAGGTAAGTCAGCAAGGGGATGGACTAAAGAAGAATGTGGGAAAGGGTgcagcacacgcacacgcacgacaCCGCTGAGGTTACCTGAACCAGTGCTCGCTGAGCTtggtatagaaaaaaaatgtggttgaTAGTGGGAGATGGGCTGAGGTCACACGACTAAGCACACACACGAGAGAGTGATGAGACAAACCCGACATAGGCGGCATGCCGACGAGcgcagaggggggggggaagcaaagAGAAGCCAACTGAGCTGATGCCAGTGTGACGTCATTAAAgtcaatataaaaagaaaacatttatttatgtagtaCTGGTAACACATGACTGTCTGTACAGAGAGAGGCCTGCAGCAAGGAGATATGTGTGATGAAGCGAAAAACTGGACGGACGCACCCACCTGTAGAGAGGAATTCGAACAGTTTGCAAGGCTTTGTAGCATTTAAAACAAGGAAGGCTTATTTTTGTTACCTGCTGCGGGGTCCCTTGAGGGGTCAGTTGCGAGGCCAATGGTCCTAAAAGCGGGGAACCTGGGGCTGGCTGGGTGGTTGAAACCTGAGCCTGCTTTGTAGAAAACAGGAAATAATCAGAATTTATCTATGTCTTTCTGATGGGAAAATTGCATGAGCACAAACGCAAGGTACTTCTACTAGAGTACGGCTCTTAGTCTATGTTTCATTCTTGcgtatgcacacatgcacacagacaaatTGTCCGAGTATAAAACACACACTACGTAGACAGTTTGTAGCGTTCATAATATTGGGGTTAGGCTCATTAGATTGGGCTTTGTTCTCATGCATGGTCGGAAATTAAGGGTAAGTGCATGTTACACAgtcacagatgaaaccaaacaCTATTTTACTCGTTTGGGGATTCTCGTTTTGTGGACAGACAACCCACTCCGTTTCTTAACCTTCATCCCGAACCAAATCTGGTTTGAAATGTCACATGAATAACAATCAAATCACATTAGAATTACATTAGAATGGCTATCAACCCAAAATGAACCCTTAGAAGGCTGCATACATTATACTTGTCAAGAAAGTAACTTAAACAAGTATAGTTGCAATACATCAGCTAAACAGACAAATAAAAGCACGGGAATAAAAATGATACAAATGTCATGACAGAAAAGCTACGAAGAATGCGAAATGAAAACAATGACGAATATGACACCGAGCCTATCAGCTTTCTAAGGGTTTGACGGGTTGCAGCTGTAACCTTTGAACCCTGCAAAAGACAGtaataacaaacacaaaaagcaaaaaaataaataactgaatcAAAGCGGTACAACACaaagctacaaaaaaaatacacaaaattaaTGTCTGCACATTGCTTTATTTAATCTAAGCCTCTGTCgatttgttgtatgttttggtGTGTTTGTCCGCACAAATCAACAAAGTCTTTCGGCTTTATGACCTTTAGCCAATAGAAGAGAACCATTATATGTTACTCGATGTAGTTCATAAACCAATGAAACAATATTATTATGGCAAGCGACTTTGGATTAGCAGTGTAATATTCAAGTATACCATATGTATAGCATACTTGTACAAACACACGTTTccatatacagatatatatgaACATACAGACAAAATACTACTTACTTAGGACACATTgtgttaataattaaaaaaaaataaaaaataaaaaaggatgaGGCTTAGACTGTTTACAAAGCTGGTACAACAGGGCAAGTCTCAAGCAAATCTGAATACaccaactatttttttttaccattatttTGATCATTGTCAGGGAATAAAAAAAGTGAGACATTCGCAAAGAACATTTGAGACGTGCTCTGTAGCATCCAAGCGACTGGAAAGGGGTTAAATTCACAACCTTACTGCATGGGCAAAAAACATGATCTGGGGTGTCGGGTTGGTCGGGTACCACAACAGGAATTGCCCATGGGTCAAATTACCTTATCACTCGTCTAACGTGATACGTTACTATATTTTTACAATAATCACTTTCTATTTTGAAAAGTTGAAATTTGTAATAGAGTTGCACGGTGTACCGGTACTATAAAGGTACCGCGGTACCTCGCCGTCAAAAACGATACTATACCACATCTGGTATCGTGATAACACTAATCTCTAAGGCAATACCAATACATACAACTCAAGCAACAACATTGCAAAAATGTAATTGGACCCATGGGTTCAGACTTCCTCGAACGTTGAAAATGTGAACTCAGTACCAGTGTGGGGTTATTGGCCTGCATGGCCAGCAATGACTCATGGTACGTCATGTCGGGCTGGGAGGGAACCACCCCTCCATGTCGGGACCACACACTCGGAATGAGTGACTCCTGTTGGGCCGCCGACGTTCCCAGGTTGGAGGACGGGGTGGGAGGGAGAAAAAACTGCATGGAGGGCGGATGCGCCTGGCTTTCGGTTGAGTCACAGAATACAGCGGAGGACGACCGCGGGATGGACTGAGCGGCCGAGGAGTCGAAATGGAGGAACGAGGGAGGAGGCGACTGGAACTCTCCTGCATCAGAGGACTGCAGAGAATCGCTGGATGGCTCTGGACTTCGGTCTTTGGCGCTTAGGCCTGCGTGATGGAGGAGGAGACTTCCTGGCGGTAAGGGCAGCTCGGGACTGACATAGGAAAACATCTCTTCCGTTACCGGCTGGAGTCGAAGGTACGAGCCGGAGCCGCCCGACCCCGTTGAGGTGTTTTCATCCAGGGGGAGATCCATGGAACTCCTCCGGGCTCGGTACAGTCTGGAGGCCAGGAGGCTCGGGTCGTTGGCGGCTAAATGGTAGTCAAAAATGCTTCCCGTAGGCGGCGCCGCATCAGCTGTGACTGGCGGTGTTGACATCGGGTAGGTGGAAGGTGACGCGTGGTGTTGCGCGTCGGAGGATGAACAAGAAACAGGGCAACCGGTGGGTTGGTTCATCGAAGGTACTGGCGGAGGAATTGGACTGTGCGCGCTTAGTCTTTGCATGATGTGAGGGTGCAGGAAGCCTGGCTGAGGACCGGAATCGTAGCCCAAACCGGCAGCCGCTGCAGCCGCTTGCCTCTGCTGGTGGAAACTCAAGAGGCCGAGCTGGTGCGCAGTGATCGGGTAGCCGCCGTACGCCATGGCTTCGTAATGGTCAAGTAAGGCCGCTTGATTTAAACTCAGTCTCCTCACTACTTCTTCGTGTTCCGCCCTCATGTCCTTGTAGCCGTAGAACGTCAGCTCCGATTGTCCCGGGAGATGCAGATGCTCCCCCAATCCGAGTCTCTGAGGGAAACCGGGATTGGCCATGAAGAGAGAGGGCGGGTCCACGCCCTCCATGCCGGAGAAGGGGTGCAGGCTGCTCCCGTATCGGGGGTACGCCGGCTGAAAGTGGCGGGTATGAGCCTCCAGAATAGATGTGCTCTTGCGCCGCTGCGTGTTATACGCCTTTGGGGGGGCGGTCGGAGGAGGTGAGAAGGAAATGGGGCGTTCGGGGATGGAGGGGAAGAAAATAGTGGGGGGGTCTGGTAGTGTAGGGAGAGGGGCGCTCccccctgctcctcctcctgtgCTCGCTCCTCCACTGTAGGGGTGCGCCATTGAATGCTGCTGCGACAATGAGATACAGCGGGTTTAAGAATGACAGAAAGGCAATACAAAGAGCATCGTCTCTGAACAACATTTCTCCAAGAAGCAAAAAGACGTGGTTAGGGTAAATGAGACTATtccaaagaataataataaaaaaagaaagagagattGAGGGAAGGAAGCATGAGGGTGAAAAAGAGGtataaaaaaagatgacaacgTTAGGGAGGAGTACAgctggaagatgaaatattCGCTGGAACTTCAATCTGCCGATGCATCTTCACTCAGAATTTTTTGTAAAACCCTACGAAATGTCGACATCAGGAAGAATCTACCGATTTATGCTGGCATTCtagtacagtgatgccttgagccAGTGATCCGACTTTTGCGAGATACAAGCTGTTGTTGGGCATTACACGTTGTGCATTTCGAACGACATA includes:
- the wnk1b gene encoding serine/threonine-protein kinase WNK1 isoform X6; the protein is MSDSKSSSKVVKFIAPAPPSPSLQNPRKNVNSSASSDTHVVEKLEGDLEGHPEVQRRQRRHTMDRDSKTAEHRFFRRSVICDSNATALDLPSKGAVILMSPLDCGGPPKLFAPQPLRPGSSERDGREALQGPSIESATPQPSLGLCGGSGEGPNQNVGRDSVAHARPTGSGVVHSTEQVKEPSTTALDVNNKTGDKQEDTTKDGKSAEEKERETELAKARAEQREAEKRVQEDIEEAETKAVGTSPDGRFLKFDIEIGRGSFKTVYKGLDTETTVEVAWCELQDRKLSKSERQRFKEEAGMLKGLQHPNIVRFYDSWEGPCKGKKCIVLVTELMTSGTLKTYLKRFKVMKIKVLRSWCRQILKGLHFLHTRAPPIIHRDLKCDNIFITGPTGSVKIGDLGLATLKRASFAKSVIGTPEFMAPEMYEEKYDESVDVYAFGMCMLEMATSEYPYSECQNAAQIYRRVTSGVKPGSFDKVAIPEVKEIIEGCIRTNKDERYAIKILLNHAFFQEDTGVRVELAEEDDGEMIAIKLWLRIEDVKKLKGKYKDNEAIEFSFDLNKDVPEDVAQEMVESGYVAEGDHKTMAKAIKDRVSLIRRKREQRQLVREEQAKRKLEAEQQEALKASHTQAEVDETEVEQQHHYQQLGISHTTEGGADSGQGSSLFSSDCPQLGQLTMSYSCPPASQPQSQSPYPSTPGGVAPAQQQHPAYAQPPQPVPASHRRRSRSMSVCVPPSSYSLAPTPLAPHLKRPFTPPPDLSSSSSHAGASPRAPRSAEKDTFATRLSKALEAVLPLHSAVSLPRVRRRRASLPALFSSPQHSMAHPYSGGASTGGGAGGSAPLPTLPDPPTIFFPSIPERPISFSPPPTAPPKAYNTQRRKSTSILEAHTRHFQPAYPRYGSSLHPFSGMEGVDPPSLFMANPGFPQRLGLGEHLHLPGQSELTFYGYKDMRAEHEEVVRRLSLNQAALLDHYEAMAYGGYPITAHQLGLLSFHQQRQAAAAAAGLGYDSGPQPGFLHPHIMQRLSAHSPIPPPVPSMNQPTGCPVSCSSSDAQHHASPSTYPMSTPPVTADAAPPTGSIFDYHLAANDPSLLASRLYRARRSSMDLPLDENTSTGSGGSGSYLRLQPVTEEMFSYVSPELPLPPGSLLLHHAGLSAKDRSPEPSSDSLQSSDAGEFQSPPPSFLHFDSSAAQSIPRSSSAVFCDSTESQAHPPSMQFFLPPTPSSNLGTSAAQQESLIPSVWSRHGGVVPSQPDMTYHESLLAMQANNPTLQAQVSTTQPAPGSPLLGPLASQLTPQGTPQQPGVTGPTCTATSASLVPSPSPPPPVTLPTAAVALPPCPLPLPVSPLPVPVSHPLATTVPIISVVPAPPDTVTEASPQSVSQPSDLSRFQLQPPLTQASIESSYSEGLSDGNEGGGGGRHEGRSAKRHQRRSVRSRSRHEKISKAKLNVLNISNRGDRVAECQLETHNRKMVTFRFDLDGDNPEEIAQIMVQSEFILEGERESFIEQVREVIENADEKGLERDASSQMIGDMAQPNLAISIPMPDTPPRATGQVVHSAGRKFIVSPVPEVRLKEFSLPAAPASPASSIEPVPTQGLGLSKSAGAVSLQQAFSELRQNRSQLDPGPSTAPASMHSIHPPPSSLASQASTPAVEALAGGGISSSNQEVSDASPTASSSAAVVTLSQAQVSIPASVPSTLPLSSVSNILPAMLTSPPLSLVTTLPASETPLDHRSLSPTSSTSSTSSCVVPATAVVGPQFASSSAAPPPSSSNVSSVQPTSVHSQPQIAVLPGQTHAHCGECDSRCDASMDCQSKPDDIQALEKKLRSLFMDLGGGAVSPQGDLLPADATSGASVGGTSSPLGTSTTVAGPGQLASPPQPPTTLALGSPSPVEGPSTPISTSAPSVNSATNFGQNTPSKAPLSRVPASSPSELPPSLPGSCLTQSQQPLEDLDAQLRRALSPETVSVSTPTQASHGAIPLSGQPTPLALKEDASTTAAPQAGVKLGRFQVLLATEEPHTQHPACTESSSTTSSSSSSTTSSSSSSSSSSLSSPENSLHKGSSSPLRVGGAQGGDVVDGLPQKMLGVSQRPSPLSSPCLSPKPTATIGRFQVTTNSEARVGRFSVSPAQEQSTEPRPSPPPPAQAANGPAEPAHSPSLDAAHKVSLPSLNSSNSFNNSYISSDNDSEFEDEDFKREINRLQEKHLSEIQALHTRQKEEIDGLFTRLGKVPPAAVLPPVIALAGKRRRPTKSKSSKSSRTSSSHGSKSPLQLGSALSAQSVPALCPGQLAQLAPGGLADPGDGGRSGERPLTAAPSSDILCSTYTSSAALSVPSLCATTPGTNSTNAVSSSGPLWQSQGGSQCLNVSASHQRKGTFTDDLHKLVDNWARDLSQGKKSTKQLQQAPAQGHSYEVIQSAGLGRKFSAPSQLCPSSMAASTHLPSNPTTSLASRKGSLCQPPTSPAQPHPHPPPPHFIPYVPAPAYTAQWSGPAHGLSTPHAGPLLVSTSQPLSPYAASMGGQIPGQGPLHTFMHKSVSNPGGPNTRTT